The genomic segment GTAGAACATGCGGCGCCCGCGGATCATCACCTCCGGCATCTCTCACCTCCCCACTTGAGATGGATTGAGTGAAAATGCCTCCTCAGCGATCCACTTCTCCCAGCACGATGTCGATGCTGCCGATGATGGCCACGAGATCGGCCACCAGGCATCCCTTCGCCATGATCGGGAGGGCCTGCAGGTTCACGAAGGAAGGAGCCCGGAAATGGACCCGGCGGGGCTTCGGCGAGCCATCGCTGTTGATGTAGACCCCGAACTCCCCGCGCGGGGACTCCACGGCGTGATAGACCTCGCCCGGCGGTGGGCTGAAGCCCTCCGTCCAGAACTTGAAGTGATGGATCAGGGCCTCCATGCTCCAGGCCAGCTCCTCCTTCGGCGGCGGCGTCACCTTGCGGTCCGGGGTGATGTAAGGACCCTTGGGGAGACGCCGCAGGGCCTGGTCGATGATGCGCAGGCTCTGGCGCATCTCCTCGATGCGCACCATGAAGCGGTCATAGACATCCCCGTTCTCCCCCAGCGGCACATCGAACTCAAAGTGATCGTAAGAGGAATACGGCTGGGCCTTGCGGACGTCGTAGTTCACTCCGGAGCCCCGCAGGGAGGGGCCGGTGACCCCCCAGGCGATGGCGTCCTCCGGGGAGATCACGCCCACCCCCTTCGTCCGCCGGAGCCAGAGCGGGTTCTTCTTGAGCAGGCGTTCGTATTCGTTGATCCGCGCCGGCATGATCTTCAGGAACGCGCGCACCGCTTCCTCGAATCCCTCAGGGACGTCCCGCCACAGTCCGCCGACCCGGAAATAAGAGACCATCATCCGCTGGCCGGAGACCATCTCGAAGATGTCCAGGATCATCTCCCGTTCGCGGAAGCAATACAGGAACACGCTCATCGCCGCGATATCCAGGGCGTGGGTCCCCAGCCAGACCAGGTGGCTGGCGATGCGCTGCAGCTCCGTCAGGATGACCCGGATATACTGGGCCCGCAGGGGGACCTCCACCCCCAGCAGCTTCTCCACGGCCATCACGTAGGCCAGGTTGTTGGACATGGGGGAGAGGTAATCGATGCGGTCCGTGAGGGGGATGATCTTGGTGTAGGTCTTGGACTCGCAATGCTTCTCGATGCCGGTGTGGAGATACCCGATGTCCGGGACCACGGAGACGATGGTCTCCCCGTCCAGCTCCACCAGCAGGCGCAACACGCCGTGGGTGCTGGGATGCTGGGGCCCGACGTTGAGGAGGATGGTCTCCCCGCGCAGGGCGCGTTCGGAGACCAGATGCTTCAGCTGCTCCAGGGTGAACGCCTGAACCTCGCCTTCCCGGATGGCCATGGCCGGCCCCCTCATTCCCGCGCGTAGGGTTTGCGGGCGTCGATCTCCCGCCAGTTGAAGGAGAACTGAACCGGCTCCACCACCAGCGGGTGATCCCGCCGCAGGGGATGCCCCTCCCAGTCCTCCGGCAACAGGATGCGGCGCAGGTCGGGGTGGCCCTCGAAGCGGATGCCGAAGAGATCATAGACCTCACGCTCGTGCCAGTTGGCCGTGGGCCAGATCCCGGTCACCGTAGGGACCACCGGGTCCTCTTCCTCCAGGAAGACCTTCACCCGCAACCGGAGGTTGTGCGGGAGGGAGTAAAGATGATAGTTCACCGCGAAGCGGGGGCGCTCCGGCCAGTAATCCACCGCGCACAGGTCGGACAGGAAATTGAAGCGGCATGCCGGATCGTCCCGCAGGAAACGGCAGATCTCCACCAGGGCCTCCCGGCGGACCACCAGGGTGGTCTCTCCCCGGAACTCGATGACCTCCTGAACCGCCTCGCCGAACCGCGCACGCACCCGCTCAATCACCTCAGGGATAGGCACCGCCGTCCTCCTCTTCCCAGGGGTCAGGCAACGTCCTGGGCATGGCCGGTAGGAGCCCCTCGATCGTCCATCAGCGAGATCGGCTCCCCCGGCGGATCTTCTCGTGAAGCCGCATGATGCCGTCGATCAGGCCCTCCGGGCGCGGGGGGCAGCCGGAGACATAGACGTCCACGGGGATGATCTCATCCACCCCCTGGACGATGGCGTAGTTGTTGAAGACGCCGCCGGTGGAGGCGCAATCGCCCATGGCGATCACCCACTTGGGCTCGGTCATCTGATCGTAAAGCCGCCGCACCACCGGGGCCATCTTCCGGCTCACCCGCCCGGCCACGATCATGAGATCCGCCTGACGGGGGGAGGCCCGCATGATCTCCATCCCGAAGCGGGAGAGATCGTAGTGGCTAGCCTGGGTGGCCATCATCTCGATGGCGCAGCAGGCCAGGCCGAAGAGCAGCGGCCACATCGCCCGGGTCCGCCCCCAGGCGGCCACCCACTCCAGGGCCTCCTCCAGGGTGGTCAAAGCCACCCCTATCTCCCCGTTCTTCTGACCCGGAGCCGAGGCGCCATATCCCGTCAAAGGCTCGCTCACCGCTCCCATTCGAAGGCTCCTTTCCGCCAGGCATAGACATACCCGATCAGCAGGACCAGGACGAAGAGCCCCATCTCCACGAGGGCCAGGGTCCGCAACGCCCGCACCTGCAGGGCCCAGGGGTAAAAAAAGATAATCTCAATGTCGAAGAGGATAAAAAGTAGGGCGGTGAGATAAAATTTGACTGGGAAGCGGCGTTGGGCCGGCCCGATGGGGAGCATGCCGGACTCATAGGGGAGATGCTTGCGGCGGCTGGGCCGCTTCGGGGCGAGCAGGGCTGGGGCCAACAAAGCTACCCCCCCGATCCCCAGCCCGATCAAGAGCAGCATCCCGATGGGCACATACTCCAGTAGCGTCCCCGTCCACATCGATATCCCCCCTCGGGAACCTTTTGTTCATTTTACCACAAAGGGAGGGAGCGTCAATGTTCTGAGCGTGCGAGAACCAAGGAGCTACCGATGCGCCCCCCTTACGCTCTGGAGTCGCCATAGGCTCTTCGAAGCCCTGCGCGCCGACCATTTTTAAATCACAAGCCTCATCCTAAATCGGAGCGTGGTTCCCTCCGAACCGGATTCGGCCTCCTCACAGGGAAACGCCCAGCAGGATGCGGGCCTCCTCGCCCTCCCGCTGCACCTCCAGGACGGTGTAGCCGTTCCGCTTCGCCCACGCGGTGACCGTGAACTCGTCGGCGTAGCCTTTCACCCAAACCGCCACCGCCTCCCCCGGTTCCAGGCCAGCCAGGGCCTGCTGAACCCGTCCGATGGGAGAATCCGTGCACAGCTCGATCCCCGCCCGCAGATCCACGGTCCGCACGATCCATGCCATGGCTTCCCTCCGGTCTTCCGAAGGGCGAGCCTCCGGCCAGAGGCCCGCCCTCGCCTCGCCTTAGCGCTCGATCGGAACGCCGACAGTGTTGCCCCACTCCGACCAGGAACCGTCATAGTTGCGGACATTGGGGTAGCCCAGCAGATGGCGCAACACAAACCAGGTCACCGAGGAGCGTTCCCCGATACGGCAATAGGTGATGACCTCCTTGTCCGGGGTGACGCCCGCCTCCTCGTAGATCCGGCGCAGGGCCTCAGGGTCCTTGAAGGTGTCGTCGTCGTTGAGGGCCTTTGACCAAGGGATGTTCACCGCGCCGGGGATGTGCCCGCCCCGCTGGGCCGCCTCGTTGGGATACTCCGGTGGGGCGGTGATCTCCCCGGTGAACTCCGCCGGCGAGCGCACATCCACCAGGGCCACCCCGCGCTTGCCCAGCACGTTCAGGACATAGGGAAGATGCGCCCGAAGTCGCGCGTCCGGCTCCTGGGCTCGGTAGACCGCAGGAGGATACGAGGGGACCTCCTCGGTCAGCGGCCGCCTCTCCTCGATCCACTTCTTGCGGCCGCCGTTCAGCAGCCGCACGGCCCCGTGGCCGTAATACTTGTAGATCCAGAAGGCGAAGGCCGCGAACCAGTTGCGGAAGTCCCCATAGAGCACCACCGTGGTGTCGTTGGAGATCCCAGCGCGGCTGTTGAGGGCCTCGAAGGCCTCCTTGCTCAGGATGTCCCGCCGCACCGGGTCGTTGAGGTCCTTGCGCCAGTCGAAGAGCACCGCGCCCGGGATGTGGCCCAGATGGTAAGCGCTGGCCGGATCGTAATCCACCTCCACGATGCGCACCTTCGGGTCGTGAAGGTGCTGGGCCACCCACTCGGTGTCCACCAAAGCCTGCGGATCCGCATACGTCGCCATGGCAGGTCCCTCCTGAAGCTCAGTTTTTAGAATCAGGCAAGTTGGGAGGACAACTTCTTTATCCCCCTCCCCCCGAAGGGGATCCGTTTTCCCTATAAAAGGAAGATCACCTTCGCCAAGGTGGTCTCTTAGGCTCCCCTTCGGTCCTGCCCTCCGCTCACCCCTGATAGATTGGAAACAGCAATCGATGACAGGGAGGACAGAACCGGTAGAGGGAGGTTGGGTTGACCGGAAGCGGAGAAGCGGGGGCAGAGGAAGGTCGGTTCCGCTCAGCGGGGCGCGCGTCCCAAGCGGGCGGCCTCCTTCTGCCCCCGCTCAGGACAGATACAGGTGTTCATCGAGGAGGTGAAATCCACCCGCTGCGCGATCCGCAACCGCGGAGCGCCCCTCGCGCCAGCCGGTGGGTGCAGGATCCCCATCCGCATCGGCGGTCCACGCCTTCCGGGGTTTGTTCATATATGTAGCACGCGCGGGTTTTTCTGTCAAGCCGTTTGAGCGAAAAGGGATGCGGCGGTCGCATTCGGCCATCCGGGGCATGCCCCGCGTCGACCGGAACAGAGGCATGGGGATCCCTGGCGTCCTCCCCTGGAACGCTCTCCAGATCTTCCGCGTTATGATAGAAGCGCATCCGCGTTCGGAGGAGGCCATGGATCCCAAAGAGCAGGCGGAGGACTTCTTCTCCAGTTATGCCCCGGCCTACACCGAGAGCGTCTCCCATCGCTCCGGGGAGGATCTGCAGCGGCTGATCGTCCTGCTTCACCCCCAGGGCCGCGGGCGTTTGCTGGACGTGGCGACCGGCCCCGGGCACACCGCCTTCGCCATGGCCCCATATGTGGAGGCCGTGGTGGGCCTGGATCTCACTCCGGCGATGGCCCGGGAGTTCCGACGCCAGGCCCCTTCCTTCCCTCGATCCTTCTTCGTGATCGGTGACGCGGAGGCCCTGCCGTTCCGCGATGGGGCCTTCGAGTGGGTCACCTGTCGGCGGGCGGCCCATCACTTCCCGAACCTCCCCCGCGCCCTCGCGGAGATGGCCCGCGTGCTCGCCCCGAACGGACGGCTGGGCCTGGTGGATATGATCGCCCCCTCCGACCCGGCCGCCGCCCGCTTCCTGAACGAGCTGGAACGGATCCGGGATCCCTCCCATATGCAAGCCCTCAGTCGGGAGGAATGGCAAGCCCGGATAAAGGCC from the Thermoflexus hugenholtzii JAD2 genome contains:
- a CDS encoding sulfurtransferase, whose product is MATYADPQALVDTEWVAQHLHDPKVRIVEVDYDPASAYHLGHIPGAVLFDWRKDLNDPVRRDILSKEAFEALNSRAGISNDTTVVLYGDFRNWFAAFAFWIYKYYGHGAVRLLNGGRKKWIEERRPLTEEVPSYPPAVYRAQEPDARLRAHLPYVLNVLGKRGVALVDVRSPAEFTGEITAPPEYPNEAAQRGGHIPGAVNIPWSKALNDDDTFKDPEALRRIYEEAGVTPDKEVITYCRIGERSSVTWFVLRHLLGYPNVRNYDGSWSEWGNTVGVPIER
- a CDS encoding NADH-quinone oxidoreductase subunit A — translated: MWTGTLLEYVPIGMLLLIGLGIGGVALLAPALLAPKRPSRRKHLPYESGMLPIGPAQRRFPVKFYLTALLFILFDIEIIFFYPWALQVRALRTLALVEMGLFVLVLLIGYVYAWRKGAFEWER
- a CDS encoding NADH-quinone oxidoreductase subunit C — protein: MTPGKRRTAVPIPEVIERVRARFGEAVQEVIEFRGETTLVVRREALVEICRFLRDDPACRFNFLSDLCAVDYWPERPRFAVNYHLYSLPHNLRLRVKVFLEEEDPVVPTVTGIWPTANWHEREVYDLFGIRFEGHPDLRRILLPEDWEGHPLRRDHPLVVEPVQFSFNWREIDARKPYARE
- a CDS encoding class I SAM-dependent methyltransferase, with amino-acid sequence MDPKEQAEDFFSSYAPAYTESVSHRSGEDLQRLIVLLHPQGRGRLLDVATGPGHTAFAMAPYVEAVVGLDLTPAMAREFRRQAPSFPRSFFVIGDAEALPFRDGAFEWVTCRRAAHHFPNLPRALAEMARVLAPNGRLGLVDMIAPSDPAAARFLNELERIRDPSHMQALSREEWQARIKAAGLQVRALEVVEELLPWERWWAPVPSDGPAAARARAFAASGGPEAAEILIRRSDGWIIRKQRMILIASHALAHPS
- the nuoD gene encoding NADH dehydrogenase (quinone) subunit D, coding for MAIREGEVQAFTLEQLKHLVSERALRGETILLNVGPQHPSTHGVLRLLVELDGETIVSVVPDIGYLHTGIEKHCESKTYTKIIPLTDRIDYLSPMSNNLAYVMAVEKLLGVEVPLRAQYIRVILTELQRIASHLVWLGTHALDIAAMSVFLYCFREREMILDIFEMVSGQRMMVSYFRVGGLWRDVPEGFEEAVRAFLKIMPARINEYERLLKKNPLWLRRTKGVGVISPEDAIAWGVTGPSLRGSGVNYDVRKAQPYSSYDHFEFDVPLGENGDVYDRFMVRIEEMRQSLRIIDQALRRLPKGPYITPDRKVTPPPKEELAWSMEALIHHFKFWTEGFSPPPGEVYHAVESPRGEFGVYINSDGSPKPRRVHFRAPSFVNLQALPIMAKGCLVADLVAIIGSIDIVLGEVDR
- a CDS encoding NADH-quinone oxidoreductase subunit B, whose translation is MGAVSEPLTGYGASAPGQKNGEIGVALTTLEEALEWVAAWGRTRAMWPLLFGLACCAIEMMATQASHYDLSRFGMEIMRASPRQADLMIVAGRVSRKMAPVVRRLYDQMTEPKWVIAMGDCASTGGVFNNYAIVQGVDEIIPVDVYVSGCPPRPEGLIDGIMRLHEKIRRGSRSR
- a CDS encoding sulfurtransferase TusA family protein — protein: MAWIVRTVDLRAGIELCTDSPIGRVQQALAGLEPGEAVAVWVKGYADEFTVTAWAKRNGYTVLEVQREGEEARILLGVSL